The Candidatus Synechococcus calcipolaris G9 DNA window TCGGTGGGATTAACGGCCCTTTCCATAGCTCGATTATTAGTGTCGTTCTCAAGCATCCCCCGGAAAAAGCGGCCCCCCTAGTGGAAACGATTACGACCTTTGTGGGGGGAGTGTTATTGATCCTCACCGGCGTTTTAATGGTGTTTGCCGAGCCGATTGTCCAGATCATTGCCCCCGGTGCAGGCCCAGAAATCCAGGCGATCGCCGCCGAGCAGTTTCGGATTATGGCTCCCCTAGCGGTGTTATCGGGCCTGATTGGCATTGGCTTTGGCACATTAAATGCGGCGGATCACTACTGGTTGCCGTCCATCAGCCCATTGCTCTCGAGTCTGACGGTGATCATTGGCGTGTGGTTTTTTGCCGACACCTATGGGCCCACGGTACTGGCCTGGGGAACCTTGGCAGGGGGTGTATTGCAATGGCTTGCCCAGATTCCAGCCCAGTGGAAATCCGGCATGGGGACGCTGCGCCTGCGGTTTGATTTTAATCGCCCAGAAGTACGAGAACTGGCCCAGTTAATGGGGCCGGCCACCCTTTCTTCGGGAATGCTGCTGATCAGCGTCTATATTAGCTTGTTTTTTGCCTCCCAATTGCCGGTGGGAGCCGCTTCCGCCCTAGGGTATGCCCAACTCTTGTTTTTAACGCCCTTGGGTATCCTCTCCAATGTGATCCTTGTGCCCTATATGCCCATTTTCTCTAAGTTGGCGGCTCCCGATCGCTGGCCTGACTTAAAGGATCGCATTCGCCAAAGTTTAATCCTATCCGCCCTGAGTATGATGCCCTTGGGAGCAATGATGGCAGCCCTAGCCTTACCGGCGGTGCGGGTGGTCTATGAGCGACAGGCCTTTGATCTGGAAGCGTCGGAACTGGTCTCGGCCCTGCTCTTGGTCTACGCCATTGGTATGTTTTTCTACCTGGCGCGGGATGTCATTGTCCGGGTATTTTATGCCCTAGAAGATGGCCGCACGCCTCTCTATGTCACCCTGTGGGGCCTAGGATTTAATGCCGCCTTTTGTTTTTTATTTACCCAGGCCTTTGGGGCAACGGGTTTGGCTATGGCCACGGTGGGGGTAAATTTCATTTCCCTGATTGCCCTCATTTGGATGTTGCAACGCCGGTTGGGGGGACTCCCCTGGCCCACCTTGATACCTCCCATGGTTGGCATTGCCATCGCTAGTATTGCCGGTGGCCTAACGAGTTGGGGCAGCCTCTGGGGCTTAGAGTACCTTTTGGGCCGGGAGGGTTTAATCGTGCAATTAGTGCAACTGTCTCTTGCGGGTTTGGTCGGTGTGATCGTGTTTACCCTAGGGATTTGGCCCCTGAAACTGTCAGAGATTAACTTTTTCCTAAATCGTTTGCAGCGATTTTTACCAAAACGATTTCAAAAAAATAATCCCTAAGAAAGCCCGTTAGGGTTCCAGCGATCGCCGCCCTAGCTCTCCCGTAGCCGTTGAGACCACACCCGTGTGGGCAGGCCCCAAATATAAATAAATCCTTCGGCGGCTTTGTGATCAAATTGATCCTCTGCCCCATAGGTGGCCAAGTCTGGCGTATAGAGGGAATAGTCTGACTTGCGACCAACTACGCTAGCGGTTCCCTTGAATAGCTTAATCCTCACCGTTCCCGTCACACGGGCTTGGGTTTGCAGAATAAAGGCATCCAAGGCCTGCTTCAGGGGACTATACCAAAGACCGTTATAGACGAGGCGGCTATAGGTTTCTTCAATGCCCCGTTTGTACTGACTCACATCGGCGGTGAGGGCCAGACTTTCCAGTTCGCGGTGGGCTTGAATGAGTAACAGTAGGGCCGGAGCTTCATAAATTTCCCGAGACTTGATCCCCACCAACCGGTTTTCAATCATATCCACCCGGCCCACACCATGAAGGCCCGCCCGCCGATTTAAGCGGGTAATAACTTTCACTGGGTCTAGGACATCCCCGTTCACCGTTGTCGGAATCCCCTCCTCAAAACCAATTTCAATGTATTCCGGTGAGTTGGGAGTGTCATCGATCGCCGTGGTCATGGCATAAATTTCTTCTAGGGGTTCCGTCCAGGGATCCTCAAGGGGGCCCGCTTCAATACTGCGGCCCAAGAGGTTGCGATCGATACTGTAGGGAGAGGATTTTTTAACGGGGGCAGAAATGCCATACTTTTCGCCGTAGGCAATGGTTTCTTCCCGACTCATCCCCCATTCCCGGGCTGGGGCCAAGACCTTCAGATCGGGATTCAAGGCGGCGATCGCCACATCAAAGCGCACCTGATCATTGCCCTTGCCGGTACAGCCGTGGGCCACCGCATCGGCCCCGTACTCAGCGGCCGCATCCACTAAAAGTTTGGCAATGAGGGGACGAGCTAGGGCCGTGGAGAGGGGATACCGATTTTCGTAGAGGGCATTGGCCTGAATGGAGGGAAAGGCATAGTTCTGAATAAAGGTGTCCTGGGCATCCACAACCAAGGATTCACTGGCACCAGAATCGAGGGCTTTTTGCTGGATGGGAGCCAGTTCATCGCCCTGACCCAGATCTGCCGCCAAGGTAATGACCTCTTCCACCCCCCATTCATGCTTGAGGTAAGGAATACACACTGACGTATCGACACCGCCAGAGTAAGCAAGCACAACTTTTTTGGCACGACCCATAGCTAAAACCTGATTGATGGCATTGACCCTCCTATTATCAACAAATTGGGCCAACCCTCACCCCCTTATTTAGGAATTCTCAAGGTTTGGTGATATTTAGGGGCAAATCCCCATGGCCCCATGGCAATAAAATGGCGATAAAAAAACAAAACTTTGTCACAAGAGCATTTATCCTTAGGGCGACAATGGTTAATGAGTGATCATTGAAGGTAATCAGTCATGGCCCTGGGCGCATCTCTGCATATTCGTAAAATCTGGCGACGTTTCTGGATAGCACTTTGCCTCCTAGTGGGGATTTGGCTACTGCCAGCCTTGCCGGCCCAGGCCCTTTTACCCATCCCTGGAACTCAAACCCTCATCGCTCGTTTGCCTGCGGGTAATGCGATCACGGATCCCAAGGCCCTGCTGCGGTTGGCCCTGCCCATTGACAACCCAACGGTGCGGGAACTTCAGACGGATCTAGAGGATATTTCACCTCTCTTGCGGGGAAAACGCTGGTCGAGCATTTCTGCCAATGTGAGTAAGGCCAAGGCAATTCTCCGCGATCGCCCCGATCAATTGTTAAGTAGTATTCCTGAGGATCGCCAAGGGCAAGCCCAAACCCTGCTGGCGGAACTAGTCCCATCCCTCGATACTCTGCAAGAGGCTGCAAAAAACAAGGATCGCACAACTCTGTTGTCCGCCAAAGCTACCGCATTGGATCTGGTGGGAAAACTGGAAGAGTTGATGGTACAGGATTTTGCCTACACCCCACCCCCGGAATACGCCGATCTACCCCAACTCCTTGGCCGGGCAACGGTGGAAATGGATACGAGCCAGGGCCCCCTAACCATTGTTGTGGATGGTTACAGTGCGCCGATTACGGCCGGTAACTTTATTGACCTGGTACAGCGGGGATTTTACAATAAGCTCCCATTTATCCGAGCCGAAGAATCCTACGTCCTCCAAGCCGGTGATCCCCCTGGCCCTGAGGTAGGTTTTATTGACCCTAAAACCAAAAAATACCGAGCCATCCCCCTGGAAATTCTAGTAAAGGGCGATCGCCAACCCCTCTATGGCATTACCCTAGAAGAGGCCGGTCGCTATCTAGAATATCCGGTCTTACCCTTCTCTGCCTACGGCACCCTCGCCCTAGCCCGCCCCAATGAGGATCCCAATGGCGGTTCCTCCCAATTCTTTTTCCTATTATTTGAGCCGGAACTCACCCCCGCTGGCTTGAATTTACTGGATGGCCGTTATGCCGTCTTTGGCTACGTCGTGGAGGGGCAAGATGCCTTAGGGAAACTCCGAGAAGGGGATACGATTACCTCAGCAAAGGTCATTGATGGCCTGGAAAACTTCAAAGCTTGAGGCCCAATCCTGGTGGGCTGCTTGGTATTTCGTTGTCATGTGAGGTGTTTTTTATGGTGAATGTAACTGTTGATGAGATCCAACGTGATCCATTAAAATACCTGCGCCAAGTAGAGGCAGGTAAAACTCTTGTCATTGTTAGATCTAATCAGCCGATCGCTGAACTTAGACCTATTGCCAGTAACAAGCAATTACGACCATTTGGTTTGTGCTCAGGCGAGTTTACCGTTCCAGATGATTTTGATGCTCCTTTGCCAGAAGACCTTCTCAGTGCATTTGAGGGCAAATGAAGATTTTGTTAGATACACACATCTTCTTATGGTTCATCAGCGGTGATACCCAACTATCAACAGATGTTCGGGATGTCATTCGCGATCCAGACAATGAGGTCTATCTGAGTGCAGTTTCAGTCTGGGAAGCAATTGTCAAATACCAGTTAGGCAAGTTACCCCTGCCGGAACATCCTGAAACGTATCTACCCAAACAACGAGATTTGCATCAAATTGCCAGTCTTACTCTTGACGAAGGTAGTGTAACTCAACTGGCTAAACTGCCACCATTACATCGTGACCCGTTTGACCGAATGCTGATTTGTCAAGCTTTACAAAATAGTTTAACAATTGCGACTGTGGATACAGCAGTTCGTACCTATTCAGTCAGCGTTATGTAGCAGCCCAACGCAACAATTCAAATACAGTGGACGGTTGAAAGCCGCTAGTGTTGAATTCAAGGTTATCTGCGGCCGCTGATTTGAGCCGTTAGCTGAAAAATCTTTGCCTGCCATCCCCACTAGAACCATGTTCAACCGAGGGAGACTCCAGGGATGTTTGTTGTCAATTCCTGACCTATATCTTGAAAAATTAACGTATGATCCTGAGGGTATTCTTGAGGAGGATGTTATTGTGGCCCATGCAGTCACCCTAGTTCGCGGCGATGGAATTGGCCCAGAAGTGGCCAAGGCGACCCAAACGGCGATCGATGCCACTGGCGTAGCGATTAATTGGCAGATTGTCGATGCTGGGATTGACATGATGGACAAGTATGGCACTCCTCTACCAGAAAATGTCTTGGATGCCATTAAAGAAACGAAAACAGCGATCAAGGGGCCAATTACGACTCCCGTGGGCACTGGCTTTCGGTCTGTGAATGTGGAAATTCGCAAACGCCTAAATCTCTACGCCAACCTGCGGCCCGCTAAATCCATCCCTGGCGTGAAGAGCTACTTTCAAAATATTGATCTGGTGATTGTCCGCGAAAATACAGAGGATCTCTACGCTGGCATTGAGTTTGAATATACCTCCGAGGAAGCCGCCCAGGCCCGCAAATTTCTATCGGAGCTTTCTGGAAAGCCTCTGAAAGAGGATGCTGCCATTGGCATTAAGCCGATCTCTGTTACCGGCAGTGATAAAATCCTCGAATTTGCCTTTAAGTATGCCCAATCCCACGGCCGCAAAAAAGTAACGGCGGTTCACAAAGCAAATATCATGAAATTTACCGATGGTTTGTTTCTAGATCGGGCACGGCTCATGGCCCCCAGCTATGCTGATATTGAGTTTGAAGATCGGATTGTTGACAATATGTGTATGCAGTTAATGCAGAAGCCCGAACTCTACGATGTCATGGTCATGCCCAACCTCTACGGTGATATTTTGTCCGATCTCTGTGCGGGCATGATTGGTGGATTAGGGGTTGCTCCGGGGGCCAATATTGGTGATGACTATGCGGTCTTTGAAGCGATCCATGGTTCTGCGCCAAAATATGCCGGGCAAAATAAAGCCAACCCCACAGCCCTAATCCTTTCCGGTGTGTTAATGCTTCAATACCTGGGGGAAATGGAGGCAGCCCAACGCTTACAATCGGCGGTGGAAAAAGTGATCAGTGAGCGAAAGGCTGTCACCTATGATCTCACACCGGTGGGTCAAACTCCAGTGGGAACCCAGGAAATGGCGGCGGCGATCGCTGAGTATGCGGCTCCCTAGGCTCAATGATTGGTTGATCATGGATTGACCGGCCTGTAGCTTCAAAAAGATTCAAGGGCCATTCGCCAATACCAATGGTAGAATCAGGCCAATGAGCCTCTATAGGTTTCCCATGCTATCTGTCAATAATTCCGCTGACTCCCTCAACTCAGGGGAAGGGCTAAATACAGCAACGACTCAGGTTTTAGTGGTTGAGGACGAGGAACTGATCCGTGAAACCCTGGTTTTAGCACTGAGCGAAGAAGGTTACGATGTCATTGCCGCCACCGATGGCCATCAAGCCCTAGACCTCATTAATACTCGCCTACTGCAAACCAATCTTTCTCCCCATTCCCCTTCATCCCTGGGACTAATTATTTTAGATTTAATGCTGCCTGGGGTGAGCGGTCTAGACCTATGCCGATTTATTCGACGGGAAGGATGTACGGTTCCCATTTTAATGATTAGTGCCAAGGGCAGTGAAATTGATCGGGTAGTCGGTCTGGAAATTGGCGCCGATGACTACCTTTCCAAACCCTTTGGGATGCGGGAGTTAATTGCCCGCTGTCGCGCCCTTTTGCGTCGAGTGAGTGGCCATGGTGCCAGCACGCCGGTGTTCCGCTACCGTGACCTCAGTCTCTATCCCCAGGAATGTCGCGTCCTTTTACGGGGGACAGAAATTAATTTATCTCCGAAAGAATACAAGCTTTTAGAGTTATTTATGAGCCAGCCTCGGCGAGTGTGGCCTAGGGAACAGCTTTTAGACCGAATTTGGGGTCATGATTTTATTGGGGATAGTAAAACCGTTGATGTTCATATTCGATGGTTACGGGAAAAAGTTGAAGAGGATCCGAGCCATCCCGCCTATATTTTGACGGTGCGTGGATTTGGCTATCGCTTTGGTTAATGGTTAATCCTTAGGAGCCACGGTGGTTGTCTGGTCGTTTTTGCTAGGACTATTCCTAGGGCTAGGCCTATGGGCAGCGTGTCGCTATTTTTTTTATTACCAATTTAGCCAAATATTGCGAGGCTACAATGCCCGCCCCCTCAAGTCACCCCTGATCAATCGGGTGAAAACCGTTCTTACTTCCCTGCAACATTCCCTTGATCAACAGGCCGAGGATATTAAAATTTGGCAGAAAATTGTTGATCTTAATCCCGTGGCCTATCTTCAGGTAGATCAAGATAACCTGTTGCTATGGTGTAACCAAGAGGCGCGATCGCTCTTAGGGATTCAGTATCCACCGGGTCGCCTGCTCCTAGAGTTAG harbors:
- a CDS encoding argininosuccinate synthase; its protein translation is MGRAKKVVLAYSGGVDTSVCIPYLKHEWGVEEVITLAADLGQGDELAPIQQKALDSGASESLVVDAQDTFIQNYAFPSIQANALYENRYPLSTALARPLIAKLLVDAAAEYGADAVAHGCTGKGNDQVRFDVAIAALNPDLKVLAPAREWGMSREETIAYGEKYGISAPVKKSSPYSIDRNLLGRSIEAGPLEDPWTEPLEEIYAMTTAIDDTPNSPEYIEIGFEEGIPTTVNGDVLDPVKVITRLNRRAGLHGVGRVDMIENRLVGIKSREIYEAPALLLLIQAHRELESLALTADVSQYKRGIEETYSRLVYNGLWYSPLKQALDAFILQTQARVTGTVRIKLFKGTASVVGRKSDYSLYTPDLATYGAEDQFDHKAAEGFIYIWGLPTRVWSQRLRES
- a CDS encoding type II toxin-antitoxin system VapC family toxin, which translates into the protein MKILLDTHIFLWFISGDTQLSTDVRDVIRDPDNEVYLSAVSVWEAIVKYQLGKLPLPEHPETYLPKQRDLHQIASLTLDEGSVTQLAKLPPLHRDPFDRMLICQALQNSLTIATVDTAVRTYSVSVM
- a CDS encoding type II toxin-antitoxin system Phd/YefM family antitoxin — protein: MVNVTVDEIQRDPLKYLRQVEAGKTLVIVRSNQPIAELRPIASNKQLRPFGLCSGEFTVPDDFDAPLPEDLLSAFEGK
- a CDS encoding peptidylprolyl isomerase translates to MALGASLHIRKIWRRFWIALCLLVGIWLLPALPAQALLPIPGTQTLIARLPAGNAITDPKALLRLALPIDNPTVRELQTDLEDISPLLRGKRWSSISANVSKAKAILRDRPDQLLSSIPEDRQGQAQTLLAELVPSLDTLQEAAKNKDRTTLLSAKATALDLVGKLEELMVQDFAYTPPPEYADLPQLLGRATVEMDTSQGPLTIVVDGYSAPITAGNFIDLVQRGFYNKLPFIRAEESYVLQAGDPPGPEVGFIDPKTKKYRAIPLEILVKGDRQPLYGITLEEAGRYLEYPVLPFSAYGTLALARPNEDPNGGSSQFFFLLFEPELTPAGLNLLDGRYAVFGYVVEGQDALGKLREGDTITSAKVIDGLENFKA
- a CDS encoding winged helix-turn-helix domain-containing protein, which codes for MLSVNNSADSLNSGEGLNTATTQVLVVEDEELIRETLVLALSEEGYDVIAATDGHQALDLINTRLLQTNLSPHSPSSLGLIILDLMLPGVSGLDLCRFIRREGCTVPILMISAKGSEIDRVVGLEIGADDYLSKPFGMRELIARCRALLRRVSGHGASTPVFRYRDLSLYPQECRVLLRGTEINLSPKEYKLLELFMSQPRRVWPREQLLDRIWGHDFIGDSKTVDVHIRWLREKVEEDPSHPAYILTVRGFGYRFG
- a CDS encoding isocitrate/isopropylmalate dehydrogenase family protein: MAHAVTLVRGDGIGPEVAKATQTAIDATGVAINWQIVDAGIDMMDKYGTPLPENVLDAIKETKTAIKGPITTPVGTGFRSVNVEIRKRLNLYANLRPAKSIPGVKSYFQNIDLVIVRENTEDLYAGIEFEYTSEEAAQARKFLSELSGKPLKEDAAIGIKPISVTGSDKILEFAFKYAQSHGRKKVTAVHKANIMKFTDGLFLDRARLMAPSYADIEFEDRIVDNMCMQLMQKPELYDVMVMPNLYGDILSDLCAGMIGGLGVAPGANIGDDYAVFEAIHGSAPKYAGQNKANPTALILSGVLMLQYLGEMEAAQRLQSAVEKVISERKAVTYDLTPVGQTPVGTQEMAAAIAEYAAP
- the murJ gene encoding murein biosynthesis integral membrane protein MurJ — its product is MGKTARSLASIATIVAIATLFSKLAGLVRQQAIAAEFGVGAAVDAYNYAYVIPGFLFILLGGINGPFHSSIISVVLKHPPEKAAPLVETITTFVGGVLLILTGVLMVFAEPIVQIIAPGAGPEIQAIAAEQFRIMAPLAVLSGLIGIGFGTLNAADHYWLPSISPLLSSLTVIIGVWFFADTYGPTVLAWGTLAGGVLQWLAQIPAQWKSGMGTLRLRFDFNRPEVRELAQLMGPATLSSGMLLISVYISLFFASQLPVGAASALGYAQLLFLTPLGILSNVILVPYMPIFSKLAAPDRWPDLKDRIRQSLILSALSMMPLGAMMAALALPAVRVVYERQAFDLEASELVSALLLVYAIGMFFYLARDVIVRVFYALEDGRTPLYVTLWGLGFNAAFCFLFTQAFGATGLAMATVGVNFISLIALIWMLQRRLGGLPWPTLIPPMVGIAIASIAGGLTSWGSLWGLEYLLGREGLIVQLVQLSLAGLVGVIVFTLGIWPLKLSEINFFLNRLQRFLPKRFQKNNP